The Flavobacterium sp. HJ-32-4 genome contains a region encoding:
- a CDS encoding hydroxymethylglutaryl-CoA synthase family protein has product MTVGIDAVAFDVARIHLPITSLATARGIDPEKLEKGLGLTRMTFPDVHQDAVVFAANALTRLAQQENLDFRTITRLYVGSESGIDNAKPIGSFLTALMEQQFGDGVLENCDTVDFTFACIGAVDALQNCLDYIRLHPTEKAIVVATDFAKYDLGSTGEYTQGAGAVALLVSAQPRLLSLGTDWAVSTKGVFDFFKPYRTLAKAEILGGKDNTPWFGHLEAHLEIHKDQPVFDGQYSNQCYMDRTRQAYFSLKGKKNAPATLYDSWSRIIMHLPYAFQGRRMLTEIFALDGDLSLDATDAEFPQKLKDLAKSDAYRGFVTEKLQPAERASSLIGNLYTGSIFMGLLSTLADAAEKNTELSGSTFGFMAYGSGSKSKVFEGTVENGWKSQIEKIHLFETLAASQEMDFDTYESLHRKERGESVRKPEGEWRLASIETTRPNLIGARYYEWVAPSLEVV; this is encoded by the coding sequence ATGACTGTCGGAATCGATGCTGTTGCGTTTGATGTTGCCCGTATCCATTTACCTATCACGTCATTGGCCACTGCCCGTGGCATTGACCCGGAAAAGCTTGAAAAGGGACTCGGACTGACCCGAATGACCTTTCCGGATGTGCACCAGGACGCCGTGGTGTTCGCCGCGAATGCCCTCACGCGGCTCGCCCAGCAGGAAAACCTCGACTTCCGTACGATCACACGGCTGTATGTCGGGTCGGAAAGCGGCATCGACAACGCCAAGCCTATCGGGTCGTTCCTGACAGCATTGATGGAGCAACAGTTTGGCGACGGTGTGCTCGAAAACTGCGACACGGTTGATTTTACCTTCGCCTGTATCGGGGCGGTCGACGCGTTGCAGAATTGCCTCGATTATATCCGTCTTCATCCAACGGAAAAAGCCATTGTGGTAGCCACGGATTTTGCCAAATACGATCTCGGTTCCACAGGTGAATATACGCAGGGAGCCGGAGCCGTGGCGTTGCTCGTATCGGCACAGCCCCGGCTGCTGTCGCTGGGCACCGACTGGGCGGTAAGCACGAAAGGCGTGTTCGACTTTTTCAAGCCGTATCGCACGCTCGCCAAAGCGGAGATCCTCGGCGGAAAGGACAATACACCCTGGTTCGGGCACCTCGAAGCCCATCTCGAAATACACAAAGACCAGCCGGTATTTGACGGTCAATACTCGAACCAATGCTATATGGACCGCACGCGCCAGGCGTATTTTTCATTGAAAGGAAAAAAGAATGCTCCGGCTACACTTTACGATTCCTGGAGCCGTATCATCATGCACTTACCTTACGCGTTCCAGGGACGACGGATGCTGACGGAGATTTTTGCATTGGACGGTGACTTGTCACTCGACGCTACGGATGCCGAATTCCCGCAAAAACTCAAAGACCTGGCGAAATCGGATGCGTACCGTGGTTTCGTCACCGAGAAATTGCAGCCGGCGGAACGGGCGTCTTCCCTTATCGGGAACCTGTATACGGGCTCGATCTTTATGGGCTTGCTGTCGACACTGGCCGATGCGGCGGAAAAAAACACCGAATTGTCGGGATCGACTTTCGGCTTCATGGCCTACGGAAGCGGATCGAAGTCGAAAGTGTTTGAAGGAACGGTGGAAAATGGCTGGAAGTCGCAAATCGAAAAAATCCATTTGTTCGAAACCCTCGCGGCAAGCCAGGAAATGGATTTCGACACCTACGAATCATTGCACCGCAAAGAACGTGGGGAAAGCGTCCGAAAACCCGAAGGGGAATGGCGGTTGGCTTCCATTGAGACGACGCGTCCCAACCTCATCGGAGCGCGGTATTACGAATGGGTGGCGCCTTCACTCGAAGTCGTCTAA
- a CDS encoding Crp/Fnr family transcriptional regulator: MYPKNDPDDAKALRLFIEGGAVHFVKKRFRKNELIVRQGEVCPWFCYVESGILQHLIEVENGEKTTYLALRNTFTSSLRSFLSGTPSRKSIKAIADSTVWVIDRPGFEKRMADDPTFRDYYHQLIERQICLIDEYRIDLLTLTPEARYRKLLATEPKLLLEIPLRHLASFLGISDRHMSRIRKSVR; this comes from the coding sequence ATGTATCCCAAAAACGACCCTGACGACGCCAAAGCACTACGCCTTTTTATCGAGGGTGGCGCCGTGCATTTTGTGAAGAAGCGGTTTCGAAAAAACGAACTGATCGTTCGACAAGGCGAGGTATGTCCGTGGTTTTGTTATGTGGAAAGCGGAATACTACAGCATCTTATAGAGGTCGAAAATGGTGAAAAAACAACGTATTTGGCGCTGCGAAACACCTTTACCTCCTCACTCAGGAGTTTCCTTTCTGGAACGCCCTCTCGCAAGAGCATCAAAGCGATTGCCGACAGCACGGTTTGGGTCATCGACCGCCCGGGTTTTGAAAAACGCATGGCAGACGATCCCACTTTCCGCGATTATTACCACCAACTCATCGAGCGCCAGATCTGCCTCATCGATGAATACAGAATTGACCTGCTTACCCTAACGCCCGAGGCCCGCTACCGCAAACTGCTGGCGACTGAACCGAAATTGCTGCTAGAAATCCCGCTCCGCCACCTGGCGTCGTTTCTCGGGATATCCGACCGTCACATGAGCCGCATCCGGAAAAGTGTACGCTGA
- a CDS encoding aminopeptidase P family protein, producing MKYHPIPNSLFIKNRQKFMAQMKPNAVAVFNSNDIYPISADSTMPFQQHRDIFYLSGVDQEESILVLFPDAPYPHLKEVLFLTETSEHIAIWHGAKLNKDQAFEVSGIKSVYWLQDFEKVFFEIMTYAETLYINTNEHYRSAVETQTREDRFIEWAKKKYPAHTVAKSNPILQRLRSVKEAEELALIQTACDITEKGFRRLLSFVKPGVMEYEVEAELLHEFVRNRARGFAYGPIIASGANANVLHYVENNKECKAGDLLLLDVASEYANYSSDLTRTIPVSGRYTARQKDVYNAVLRVKTEATKMLVPGTLWKEYHKEVGKLMTSELLGLGLLDKADVQNENPDWPAYKKYFMHGTSHHLGLDTHDYGLLHEPMKANMVFTVEPGIYLPAEGFGIRIEDDVVVQETGEPFNLMRNIPIEADHIETLMNA from the coding sequence ATGAAATACCATCCTATTCCCAATTCCCTGTTTATCAAAAACCGCCAGAAGTTCATGGCGCAAATGAAGCCGAACGCCGTAGCGGTTTTCAATTCGAACGATATTTATCCGATCAGTGCCGACAGCACCATGCCGTTCCAGCAGCATCGGGATATCTTTTACCTGAGCGGCGTCGACCAGGAAGAAAGTATCCTCGTGTTGTTCCCCGATGCGCCGTACCCGCACCTGAAAGAAGTGCTGTTCCTTACCGAAACCAGCGAGCACATCGCGATCTGGCATGGCGCCAAACTGAACAAAGACCAGGCATTTGAAGTGTCGGGAATCAAATCGGTGTATTGGCTACAGGATTTCGAAAAGGTCTTTTTTGAAATCATGACCTACGCCGAGACCCTTTATATCAACACGAACGAGCACTACCGTTCGGCCGTCGAAACGCAAACGCGGGAAGACCGCTTCATTGAATGGGCGAAAAAGAAATATCCGGCCCATACGGTAGCGAAAAGCAATCCGATCCTGCAGCGCCTGCGGTCGGTGAAGGAAGCGGAAGAACTTGCCCTCATCCAAACAGCCTGCGACATCACGGAAAAAGGGTTCCGGCGATTGCTGTCGTTCGTCAAACCGGGTGTGATGGAATATGAAGTGGAAGCGGAGCTGCTGCACGAATTCGTCCGCAACCGCGCGCGTGGTTTCGCCTATGGCCCTATCATCGCCTCGGGCGCCAACGCCAACGTCCTGCATTATGTCGAAAACAATAAAGAATGTAAAGCCGGCGACCTGCTGCTGCTGGATGTCGCGTCGGAATATGCGAATTATTCATCTGACCTGACGCGCACCATTCCGGTTTCCGGTCGTTACACCGCCCGGCAGAAAGATGTCTACAACGCCGTGCTGCGCGTGAAAACCGAAGCTACCAAAATGCTCGTGCCGGGCACGCTGTGGAAGGAATACCATAAGGAAGTAGGAAAACTGATGACGTCTGAACTCCTGGGTCTCGGCCTGTTGGACAAAGCCGACGTACAGAATGAAAATCCGGACTGGCCGGCGTATAAGAAGTATTTTATGCACGGCACATCGCACCACCTCGGACTCGACACCCACGATTACGGACTGCTGCATGAGCCGATGAAGGCGAACATGGTCTTTACCGTTGAACCGGGCATCTATCTCCCGGCAGAAGGTTTCGGCATCCGGATCGAAGACGACGTCGTGGTGCAGGAAACGGGCGAACCGTTTAACCTCATGCGAAACATACCGATTGAGGCCGACCACATCGAAACGTTGATGAATGCCTAG
- a CDS encoding alpha/beta fold hydrolase yields the protein MTYKNIPVSFSDTGKGTAVVLLHGFLENSTMWKALTPALARKYRVVSIDLLGHGGTDCLGYVHGMEDNADLVHAVLAELKIRKAVFVGHSMGGYVALAFAELYPDMVKGIALINSTSRADSEERRVNRDRAIVAVKQNHANFVRMSISNLFSADNRARLADVIEEVKKEALSTPLQGIVASLEGMKIRKDREVLLHFAPYPILLVLGEKDEVLKYDENRAQVEGTDVRLVTFPDGHMSHIENREELENALLDFLKSR from the coding sequence ATGACCTATAAAAACATCCCTGTTTCGTTTTCGGATACCGGCAAAGGTACGGCCGTCGTACTACTGCATGGTTTTCTCGAAAACAGCACCATGTGGAAGGCGCTCACTCCGGCATTGGCCCGCAAATACCGCGTGGTTTCCATCGACCTGCTCGGGCATGGCGGCACGGACTGCCTGGGGTATGTGCACGGAATGGAAGACAATGCCGATTTGGTGCATGCTGTCTTAGCCGAATTGAAGATCCGCAAGGCCGTGTTCGTCGGCCATTCAATGGGCGGGTATGTAGCCTTGGCCTTCGCTGAACTATATCCGGATATGGTAAAAGGGATTGCCCTGATCAACAGTACGTCACGGGCCGACAGTGAGGAGCGCCGTGTCAATCGCGATCGGGCCATCGTGGCGGTCAAGCAAAACCACGCGAACTTCGTGCGGATGTCCATTTCCAACCTCTTCAGCGCCGACAATCGGGCGCGGCTGGCAGACGTGATCGAAGAGGTTAAAAAAGAGGCCCTCTCCACGCCTTTACAGGGTATCGTTGCCTCTCTTGAAGGGATGAAAATTCGCAAAGACCGGGAGGTATTGCTCCACTTTGCGCCCTATCCCATCCTATTGGTACTCGGCGAAAAGGACGAAGTATTGAAATACGATGAGAATCGCGCGCAGGTCGAGGGAACCGATGTGCGATTGGTGACGTTTCCGGATGGGCACATGTCGCACATTGAAAACCGCGAAGAGTTGGAAAATGCACTGCTTGACTTCCTGAAATCACGCTAA
- a CDS encoding PD-(D/E)XK nuclease family protein, translating to MPRRWKTVYALYRQAVQLAEVSFEGEPLGGLQIMGVLESRVLDFDTVILTSVNEGSFPAGKSSNSFIPHDVKRELGLPTYKEKDAIYTYHFYHLLQRAQHVYLLYNTESEGLDAGEKSRFITQLEIETQANHRLTHTIWNAPVPEGDGTPVVIEKSTAVQDRLREIANSSFSPSALTTYVRNPIEFYFRRILRIREADEVEENIAVNTLGTIIHGTLERLYRPLIGKRLTVADIEGCEAGLDDEVAYQFREVYREGDIRKGKNLLAFEVARRHVSNYLKQEKAQLVDENADITVLALEQEYQRWIHHPRLPYPVLLKGNVDRIERRDGRIRIVDFKTGRAEQRNLTLGDWDALIAPEHDKIIQVLAYAYMYEEEAGGSPMEAGVVSFKNLKSGFLGFRMKGEQVPAVIDRMALEAYEEALVGLLSEILDPTVPFAEPVLA from the coding sequence ATGCCACGTCGCTGGAAAACCGTTTACGCGCTCTATCGGCAGGCGGTACAACTGGCCGAGGTATCGTTTGAAGGGGAACCCCTCGGCGGCTTACAGATCATGGGTGTTCTCGAGAGTCGCGTGTTGGATTTCGATACGGTGATCCTGACATCGGTGAACGAAGGAAGTTTCCCAGCGGGGAAATCGTCGAATTCCTTCATCCCACATGATGTGAAGCGCGAGCTCGGACTTCCCACCTACAAAGAGAAAGACGCGATTTACACGTACCACTTTTACCATCTGCTGCAACGGGCGCAACACGTCTATCTGCTGTATAATACGGAAAGCGAAGGACTCGACGCGGGCGAAAAGAGCCGCTTCATCACCCAACTCGAAATCGAAACCCAGGCAAACCACCGTCTTACACATACGATCTGGAACGCGCCGGTTCCTGAGGGCGATGGGACACCCGTTGTTATTGAGAAGTCGACTGCGGTCCAGGATCGGTTGAGAGAGATTGCCAATAGCAGTTTTTCTCCATCGGCCCTTACCACCTATGTGCGCAACCCCATCGAATTCTACTTCCGTCGGATCCTGCGCATCCGCGAGGCCGATGAGGTCGAAGAGAATATCGCGGTCAACACGCTGGGCACTATCATACACGGCACACTGGAACGACTCTACCGCCCCTTGATTGGCAAGCGCCTGACGGTGGCTGATATCGAAGGCTGCGAAGCGGGGCTGGATGATGAGGTTGCCTATCAATTCCGCGAAGTCTACCGTGAGGGTGATATCCGAAAAGGCAAAAACCTGTTGGCGTTTGAAGTAGCCCGTCGGCACGTATCGAATTACCTGAAACAGGAGAAAGCACAGCTGGTAGACGAGAATGCAGACATCACGGTGTTGGCCCTTGAACAGGAATACCAAAGATGGATCCACCACCCACGTCTGCCGTATCCGGTATTGTTAAAAGGAAATGTCGACCGTATCGAGCGACGGGATGGGCGTATCCGAATCGTCGATTTCAAGACCGGACGGGCCGAGCAACGAAACCTGACGTTGGGCGATTGGGACGCGCTTATCGCGCCGGAACATGACAAAATCATCCAGGTGTTGGCGTATGCCTATATGTATGAAGAGGAGGCGGGTGGTAGTCCGATGGAAGCCGGTGTGGTATCCTTCAAAAACCTCAAATCCGGATTTTTGGGATTCCGCATGAAAGGCGAACAAGTGCCTGCTGTCATCGACCGAATGGCGCTTGAAGCGTATGAAGAGGCATTGGTAGGGTTGCTTTCGGAGATACTTGACCCGACGGTGCCGTTTGCCGAGCCGGTATTAGCGTGA
- a CDS encoding OmpA family protein, with translation MKNLNKFLVVALLALGFGSQAQDADNPWAVSFGANAVSTRPGAGDGGLHRFDQFFSVKDNWNILPSVSYLTVSKYVGGGFSFGVTGSVNKIDKFVVRSTSNPKDFETFNPGDLSYYAADAQIKYSFMQMIGAKWFDPSLAVGGGYTWMGDYNQGTANASVGVTFWFTETVGLELRSTYKHSFADNQANFPIHFQNFAGLTFKFGGSDKDNDGIYDKYDACPDDAGPKELNGCPDRDGDTVLDKDDTCPDTVGLPQFQGCPDTDGDGVQDSADACPDVAGLKNLQGCPDKDGDGITDKSDKCPDTAGPKENGGCPWPDRDGDSVLDKDDKCPDVKGTVANNGCPEMSEAAISQLNAYAKVILFDSGKATFLQQTYPVLQSIVAILKEYPTAKFSIEGHTDSDGSDAKNQKLSEDRAGAVKNYLVQNGIAADRLTSAGFGESKPIDTNKTKAGKANNRRVEVKLIK, from the coding sequence ATGAAAAACCTTAACAAATTCCTGGTCGTGGCGCTTCTGGCATTGGGCTTCGGCAGCCAGGCACAGGATGCTGACAATCCATGGGCGGTCAGTTTCGGTGCAAATGCCGTTAGTACAAGGCCTGGTGCTGGTGACGGCGGTCTACACCGTTTCGACCAGTTCTTCAGTGTTAAAGACAACTGGAACATCCTTCCATCCGTTTCATACCTTACAGTAAGTAAGTATGTAGGAGGTGGATTCTCTTTCGGCGTTACCGGATCGGTAAACAAGATCGACAAATTCGTCGTTCGTAGCACCTCAAATCCAAAAGACTTCGAAACGTTCAACCCTGGCGACCTTAGCTACTACGCTGCTGATGCGCAGATCAAGTATAGCTTCATGCAGATGATCGGTGCCAAGTGGTTCGATCCTTCACTTGCTGTAGGTGGTGGTTATACCTGGATGGGTGACTACAACCAAGGTACGGCTAACGCTTCAGTCGGAGTGACTTTCTGGTTCACAGAAACAGTAGGTCTTGAGCTTCGTTCAACGTACAAGCACTCGTTTGCTGACAATCAGGCAAACTTCCCTATCCATTTCCAGAACTTTGCAGGTCTGACCTTCAAATTCGGTGGTAGCGACAAAGACAACGACGGTATCTATGACAAATACGATGCATGTCCGGATGATGCAGGTCCGAAAGAACTTAATGGTTGTCCTGACCGCGATGGCGACACCGTTCTTGACAAAGACGATACATGTCCAGACACTGTAGGTCTTCCACAGTTCCAGGGATGTCCTGACACAGACGGAGACGGCGTTCAGGATAGCGCTGATGCTTGTCCAGACGTAGCAGGTCTTAAGAACCTTCAAGGTTGTCCTGACAAAGACGGCGACGGTATCACCGACAAGTCTGATAAGTGTCCTGACACAGCAGGTCCAAAAGAAAACGGTGGATGCCCATGGCCAGATCGTGACGGCGACAGCGTTCTTGACAAAGACGACAAATGTCCGGATGTGAAAGGAACTGTAGCTAACAATGGCTGTCCTGAAATGTCTGAAGCAGCAATCAGCCAACTGAATGCGTATGCTAAAGTAATCCTGTTCGACAGCGGAAAAGCAACCTTCCTGCAACAAACATATCCAGTTCTTCAGTCTATCGTAGCGATCCTGAAAGAGTACCCAACTGCTAAATTCAGCATCGAAGGTCACACAGATAGCGACGGATCAGACGCTAAGAACCAAAAACTGTCAGAAGACCGTGCAGGTGCTGTGAAAAACTACCTGGTTCAGAACGGTATCGCAGCTGACAGGCTGACATCAGCAGGTTTCGGTGAGTCAAAACCAATTGACACCAACAAAACCAAAGCTGGTAAAGCAAACAACAGAAGGGTAGAGGTTAAACTGATCAAGTAA
- the kbl gene encoding glycine C-acetyltransferase codes for MYGKLKDHLTAELQAIEENGLFKKERIITSPQGAEITVSTGETVLNFCANNYLGLSSHPEVIQAAKDALDSHGFGMSSVRFICGTQDIHKQLEKKIADFYGTEDTILYAAAFDANGGVFEPLFGEQDAIISDSLNHASIIDGVRLCKAMRFRYENSDMADLEQQLIKANEAGARFKIIVTDGVFSMDGLVAPLDRICDLADQYDALVMIDECHAAGFIGATGKGTPEAKGVMGRIDIITGTLGKALGGAMGGYTTGKKEIIEMLRQRSRPYLFSNSLAPSIVGASIKVFELLEKDTTLRDRLEWNTQYFKEGMKKAGFDIIDGDSAIVPVMLYDAKLAQRMAENLLTKGIYVIGFFFPVVPREKARIRVQLSAAHTQEHLDKAIKAFVDAGKELGVI; via the coding sequence ATGTACGGTAAACTGAAAGACCACCTGACGGCCGAATTGCAGGCCATCGAAGAAAACGGACTCTTCAAAAAGGAACGCATCATCACGTCGCCGCAGGGAGCCGAAATCACCGTGTCAACCGGTGAGACGGTATTGAATTTCTGTGCGAATAACTACCTTGGGCTCTCCTCGCATCCGGAGGTGATCCAGGCCGCGAAAGACGCCCTTGATTCCCACGGATTTGGGATGTCGTCGGTGCGTTTTATCTGCGGCACGCAAGACATCCACAAACAACTCGAGAAAAAGATCGCCGATTTTTACGGAACGGAAGACACCATTCTTTACGCAGCGGCCTTTGATGCCAACGGCGGGGTGTTCGAACCGTTGTTCGGTGAGCAGGATGCCATTATTTCCGACAGCCTCAACCACGCCTCGATTATCGACGGTGTGCGCCTTTGCAAGGCCATGCGGTTCCGCTATGAGAACAGCGACATGGCGGACCTTGAACAACAGTTAATCAAAGCGAACGAAGCCGGTGCCCGCTTCAAGATCATTGTTACCGACGGCGTATTCTCAATGGATGGGCTCGTGGCGCCACTTGACCGAATTTGCGACCTCGCGGATCAATACGACGCCCTTGTGATGATTGACGAGTGCCACGCGGCCGGTTTTATTGGCGCAACGGGCAAAGGCACACCGGAAGCTAAAGGGGTGATGGGCCGGATCGACATCATCACCGGGACGCTCGGCAAAGCGCTCGGCGGTGCCATGGGAGGCTATACTACCGGAAAGAAAGAAATCATTGAAATGCTACGCCAACGCTCGCGGCCGTATTTGTTTTCGAACTCGCTTGCTCCTTCCATTGTCGGCGCTTCCATCAAAGTCTTCGAATTGTTGGAGAAAGACACTACGCTTCGCGACCGCCTGGAGTGGAATACCCAGTATTTCAAGGAGGGTATGAAGAAGGCCGGTTTTGACATCATCGACGGTGATTCGGCAATCGTACCTGTTATGTTATACGACGCCAAACTGGCCCAACGTATGGCCGAAAATTTGTTAACGAAAGGCATTTACGTCATCGGGTTTTTCTTCCCGGTGGTGCCGAGGGAAAAAGCCCGCATCCGGGTGCAACTTTCCGCAGCCCACACACAGGAACATCTTGACAAAGCAATTAAAGCGTTTGTTGATGCAGGAAAAGAATTAGGTGTTATATAA